Proteins encoded together in one Asterias rubens chromosome 4, eAstRub1.3, whole genome shotgun sequence window:
- the LOC117289278 gene encoding heterogeneous nuclear ribonucleoprotein C-like isoform X2, which produces MNRFYGGGGGSPGLGFNQQHFNRFHSPRQVSNISNNTNSNDQQARESRLFCGNLNPEFVCQQELEEIFCRHGTLLGISLHKGYAFIQFSNKEEARKAARLEQGRILSSQPLDLNIVSDPNPNRPKGFKRVQPTYNSGYVDPATLPVIPAANSSPHPGGPPAAKKVRRFMEQSQMGKEGDEPSSWTCAYCKEVCSSCWGLVKHVSMSHQTRIYLEDSEQQPNA; this is translated from the exons ATGAACCGATTCTACGGCGGCGGCGGTGGCAGTCCCGGCCTGGGGTTCAACCAACAACACTTCAATCGATTCCACTCGCCTCGACAGGTGTCCAACATCAGCAACAACACAAACAGCAACGACCAACAGGCCAGAGAATCCAGACTGTTCTGCGGCAACTTGAACCCTGAGTTTGTCTGTCAGCAGGAACTAGAGGAGATCTTCTGTCGACACGGCACCCTTCTTGGCATCTCCTTGCACAAGGGGTATGCATTCATTCAATTCTCCAATAAGGAAGAAGCACGCAAAGCTGCCCGATTGGAACAGGGAAGAATTCTGTCCTCACAACCACTGG ATCTGAATATCGTCAGTGATCCTAACCCAAACCGGCCAAAGGGTTTCAAGAGAGTGCAGCCAACTTACAACAG TGGTTATGTTGATCCGGCAACCCTCCCCGTCATTCCAGCAGCCAATTCCAGCCCCCACCCTGGTGGACCGCCTGCTGCTAAGAAAGTCAGACGCTTTATGGAACAGAGTCAAATGGGCAAAGAAGGAGATG AGCCATCATCGTGGACATGTGCTTACTGCAAGGAGGTCTGCTCATCCTGCTGGGGGTTGGTCAAACACGTCTCTATGAGCCACCAGACTCGTATCTACCTGGAAGATTCAGAACAGCAGCCAAATGCATAA
- the LOC117289278 gene encoding heterogeneous nuclear ribonucleoprotein C-like isoform X1 — MNRFYGGGGGSPGLGFNQQHFNRFHSPRQVSNISNNTNSNDQQARESRLFCGNLNPEFVCQQELEEIFCRHGTLLGISLHKGYAFIQFSNKEEARKAARLEQGRILSSQPLDLNIVSDPNPNRPKGFKRVQPTYNSSGYVDPATLPVIPAANSSPHPGGPPAAKKVRRFMEQSQMGKEGDEPSSWTCAYCKEVCSSCWGLVKHVSMSHQTRIYLEDSEQQPNA, encoded by the exons ATGAACCGATTCTACGGCGGCGGCGGTGGCAGTCCCGGCCTGGGGTTCAACCAACAACACTTCAATCGATTCCACTCGCCTCGACAGGTGTCCAACATCAGCAACAACACAAACAGCAACGACCAACAGGCCAGAGAATCCAGACTGTTCTGCGGCAACTTGAACCCTGAGTTTGTCTGTCAGCAGGAACTAGAGGAGATCTTCTGTCGACACGGCACCCTTCTTGGCATCTCCTTGCACAAGGGGTATGCATTCATTCAATTCTCCAATAAGGAAGAAGCACGCAAAGCTGCCCGATTGGAACAGGGAAGAATTCTGTCCTCACAACCACTGG ATCTGAATATCGTCAGTGATCCTAACCCAAACCGGCCAAAGGGTTTCAAGAGAGTGCAGCCAACTTACAACAG CAGTGGTTATGTTGATCCGGCAACCCTCCCCGTCATTCCAGCAGCCAATTCCAGCCCCCACCCTGGTGGACCGCCTGCTGCTAAGAAAGTCAGACGCTTTATGGAACAGAGTCAAATGGGCAAAGAAGGAGATG AGCCATCATCGTGGACATGTGCTTACTGCAAGGAGGTCTGCTCATCCTGCTGGGGGTTGGTCAAACACGTCTCTATGAGCCACCAGACTCGTATCTACCTGGAAGATTCAGAACAGCAGCCAAATGCATAA